A stretch of Triticum aestivum cultivar Chinese Spring chromosome 1D, IWGSC CS RefSeq v2.1, whole genome shotgun sequence DNA encodes these proteins:
- the LOC123178492 gene encoding probable E3 ubiquitin ligase SUD1 isoform X2, which produces MVVADATGGEEGARISPKGGQGEEDAEEQLCRICRLPAEAERPLRSPCACRGSIRFVHDECQLRWISARGKPLCEVCNRGITTRLLYAADAPARLPVSEFIVGASDKLTGLLLLLVFVVCVVPEFSIHLAALWAWHLALARSFAQARCLLSLRLSTASAIALFALCVAFARRFAPFAVAPFARWVARLETRRQGFRGFDGLQVLALLAVEAFLMVVIFDMALACILVFLPFSLGRIIHWCISCSIFSNVGEVNSYTSTGSALLIGYGLIISVGVTFPGLNTLWQYFRGERLMIAIFIRRLHARFLRETAGFTTLASILLSAFIMYPLFFGWLLDIFTSKMFGATMSQRLELLFAPSFASASLHCFIGHIFLNLRLWLSVTLHKILRLGACPCCHIHRNHIQEPFHKFYFKRALLYDVIFMAVVIFVPVQIAGQLAPELFPLDINCAAEGLSLWQAPRNYANSISRVFIVWFLLKGTSTVTYLESLVKKVTRYSYATNVVLTWSTVAIYSSAVLIFPISIGRALLLAITRMPVASGLESNDLLALVVGIGIILTIIAATRDSIAYMTCGRPRHLALKYSMIVFLWFIVIPFLNGLLVDLFLISPFVGPADDVSLSYTWALGFLFMRIWLKLQIRARPVLAYIIDERWVPTIVRWKADCLSWEISMFWFLQEIFLPIAMRLLVALGVPYVLAKGVFPRFGYSAAVNAAVYRFAWLGSLGSCELCYLLKVLCFKLHDSIRDERYVIGKRLEDVPHDS; this is translated from the exons ATGGTGGTCGCCGACGCCACCGGAGGCGAGGAAGGGGCGAGGATCTCCCCGAAGGGAGGCCAAGGAGAGGAGGATGCGGAGGAGCAGCTGTGCCGCATCTGCCGCCTCCCCGCCGAGGCGGAGCGGCCCCTGCGGAGCCCATGCGCCTGCCGCGGCAGCATCAGGTTCGTCCACGACGAATGCCAGCTCCGGTGGATCTCCGCCCGCGGAAAACCCCTATGCgag GTATGCAACCGCGGCATCACCACCCGGCTTCTCTACGCCGCGGACGCCCCCGCGAGGCTGCCTGTTTCTGAGTTCATCGTGGGGGCGTCCGACAAGCTCACgggtctgctgctgctgctcgtctTCGTCGTATGCGTTGTGCCGGAGTTTTCCATTCACCTCGCCGCCCTCTGGGCTTGGCACCTCGCGCTCGCCAGATCCTTTGCTCAAGCGCGCTGTTTGCTCTCCCTCCGCCTTTCTACCGCCTCCGCCATCGCTCTATTTGCGCTCTGCGTTGCATTCGCGCGCCGGTTTGCTCCATTTGCTGTAGCTCCATTTGCACGATGGGTTGCGCGCCTAGAAACTCGGCGTCAGGGGTTTCGAGGATTTGATGGCTTGCAAGTCCTTGCGCTACTTGCCGTTGAAGCATTCTTGATG GTGGTAATATTTGACATGGCTCTTGCTTGTATTTTGGTTTTTCTCCCATTCTCGCTGGGAAGGATAATCCACTGGTGCATATCGTGTTCCATTTTTTCCAATGTGGGTGAAGTCAACTCCTACACTTCAACAGGCTCTGCCCTTCTAATTGGATATGGACTTATCATTTCTGTGGGTGTCACTTTTCCTGGGCTGAACACTCTCTGGCAATACTTTAGGGGGGAGCGCCTTATGATTGCAATTTTCATTAGACGGCTCCATGCTAGATTCCTCAGAGAGACTGCAGGTTTCACCACTCTTGCAAGTATTCTCCTGAGCGCATTTATAATGTACCCGTTGTTCTTTGGCTGGTTGCTTGATATCTTCACTTCAAAAATGTTTGGTGCAACAATGTCTCAAAGGCTGGAACTCCTGTTTGCTCCATCTTTTGCTTCAGCTTCTCTTCATTGTTTTATTGGACACATATTTTTGAATCTACGTCTCTGGTTGTCCGTAACTCTTCACAAG ATATTGAGGCTGGGTGCCTGTCCCTGCTGCCACATCCACCGTAACCATATTCAGGAACCATTCCACAAATTTTATTTTAAGCGTGCTCTTCTGTATGACGTTATCTTTATGGCCGTAGTAATTTTTGTTCCTGTTCAAATTGCTGGCCAATtggcaccggagctgttcccgttAGATATCAA TTGTGCTGCTGAAGGCTTATCATTATGGCAAGCGCCACGAAACTATGCCAATTCAATTTCTCGTGTTTTCATTGTGTGGTTTCTCCTTAAGGGCACTTCTACAGTCACATACCTTGAGTCGCTAGTGAAGAAGGTAACTCGGTATTCGTATGCCACTAATGTGGTGCTTACATGGTCGACTGTTGCGATATACAGTTCAGCTGTGCTCATTTTTCCAATCTCAATTGGGCGTGCCTTGTTGCTTGCCATCACCCGGATGCCAGTAGCAAGTGGATTGGAATCCAATG ATCTGCTTGCTTTGGTTGTTGGGATTGGCATCATATTAACTATTATTGCTGCCACTAGAGATTCAATTGCCTACATGACTTGTGGGAGACCACGCCATCTAGCTTTGAAGTACTCAATGATTGTGTTCTTATGG TTTATCGTCATTCCATTCCTGAATGGGTTGCTGGTTGATTTATTTCTAATATCACCATTCGTTGGGCCTGCTGACGACGTTTCATTATCCTACACTTGGGCCCTTGGGTTTCTATTTATGAGAATCTGGCTAAAGCTG CAGATAAGGGCCAGACCCGTCCTTGCCTATATCATTGATGAAAGGTGGGTTCCGACGATTGTTCGGTGGAAGGCCGATTGTCTTTCTTGGGAGATATCAATGTTCTGGTTCTTACAAGAAATCTTCCTGCCTATTGCCATGAGGCTACTCGTTGCTCTAGGCGTGCCTTATGTGCTCGCCAAGGGTGTCTTCCCAAGATTTGGCTACTCCGCTGCTGTGAACGCGGCAGTCTATCGCTTCGCATGGCTGGGCAGCCTCGGCTCCTGTGAGCTCTGCTATCTCTTGAAGGTGTTGTGTTTCAAACTCCATGATTCGATCAGGGATGAGCGCTACGTCATCGGGAAGAGGTTGGAAGATGTCCCCCACGATAGCTGA
- the LOC123178492 gene encoding probable E3 ubiquitin ligase SUD1 isoform X3, whose protein sequence is MVVADATGGEEGARISPKGGQGEEDAEEQLCRICRLPAEAERPLRSPCACRGSIRFVHDECQLRWISARGKPLCEVCNRGITTRLLYAADAPARLPVSEFIVGASDKLTGLLLLLVFVVCVVPEFSIHLAALWAWHLALARSFAQARCLLSLRLSTASAIALFALCVAFARRFAPFAVAPFARWVARLETRRQGFRGFDGLQVLALLAVEAFLMVVIFDMALACILVFLPFSLGRIIHWCISCSIFSNVGEVNSYTSTGSALLIGYGLIISVGVTFPGLNTLWQYFRGERLMIAIFIRRLHARFLRETAGFTTLASILLSAFIMYPLFFGWLLDIFTSKMFGATMSQRLELLFAPSFASASLHCFIGHIFLNLRLWLSVTLHKILRLGACPCCHIHRNHIQEPFHKFYFKRALLYDVIFMAVVIFVPVQIAGQLAPELFPLDINCAAEGLSLWQAPRNYANSISRVFIVWFLLKGTSTVTYLESLVKKVTRYSYATNVVLTWSTVAIYSSAVLIFPISIGRALLLAITRMPVASGLESNDLLALVVGIGIILTIIAATRDSIAYMTCGRPRHLALKYSMIVFLWFIVIPFLNGLLVDLFLISPFVGPADDVSLSYTWALGFLFMRIWLKLIRARPVLAYIIDERWVPTIVRWKADCLSWEISMFWFLQEIFLPIAMRLLVALGVPYVLAKGVFPRFGYSAAVNAAVYRFAWLGSLGSCELCYLLKVLCFKLHDSIRDERYVIGKRLEDVPHDS, encoded by the exons ATGGTGGTCGCCGACGCCACCGGAGGCGAGGAAGGGGCGAGGATCTCCCCGAAGGGAGGCCAAGGAGAGGAGGATGCGGAGGAGCAGCTGTGCCGCATCTGCCGCCTCCCCGCCGAGGCGGAGCGGCCCCTGCGGAGCCCATGCGCCTGCCGCGGCAGCATCAGGTTCGTCCACGACGAATGCCAGCTCCGGTGGATCTCCGCCCGCGGAAAACCCCTATGCgag GTATGCAACCGCGGCATCACCACCCGGCTTCTCTACGCCGCGGACGCCCCCGCGAGGCTGCCTGTTTCTGAGTTCATCGTGGGGGCGTCCGACAAGCTCACgggtctgctgctgctgctcgtctTCGTCGTATGCGTTGTGCCGGAGTTTTCCATTCACCTCGCCGCCCTCTGGGCTTGGCACCTCGCGCTCGCCAGATCCTTTGCTCAAGCGCGCTGTTTGCTCTCCCTCCGCCTTTCTACCGCCTCCGCCATCGCTCTATTTGCGCTCTGCGTTGCATTCGCGCGCCGGTTTGCTCCATTTGCTGTAGCTCCATTTGCACGATGGGTTGCGCGCCTAGAAACTCGGCGTCAGGGGTTTCGAGGATTTGATGGCTTGCAAGTCCTTGCGCTACTTGCCGTTGAAGCATTCTTGATG GTGGTAATATTTGACATGGCTCTTGCTTGTATTTTGGTTTTTCTCCCATTCTCGCTGGGAAGGATAATCCACTGGTGCATATCGTGTTCCATTTTTTCCAATGTGGGTGAAGTCAACTCCTACACTTCAACAGGCTCTGCCCTTCTAATTGGATATGGACTTATCATTTCTGTGGGTGTCACTTTTCCTGGGCTGAACACTCTCTGGCAATACTTTAGGGGGGAGCGCCTTATGATTGCAATTTTCATTAGACGGCTCCATGCTAGATTCCTCAGAGAGACTGCAGGTTTCACCACTCTTGCAAGTATTCTCCTGAGCGCATTTATAATGTACCCGTTGTTCTTTGGCTGGTTGCTTGATATCTTCACTTCAAAAATGTTTGGTGCAACAATGTCTCAAAGGCTGGAACTCCTGTTTGCTCCATCTTTTGCTTCAGCTTCTCTTCATTGTTTTATTGGACACATATTTTTGAATCTACGTCTCTGGTTGTCCGTAACTCTTCACAAG ATATTGAGGCTGGGTGCCTGTCCCTGCTGCCACATCCACCGTAACCATATTCAGGAACCATTCCACAAATTTTATTTTAAGCGTGCTCTTCTGTATGACGTTATCTTTATGGCCGTAGTAATTTTTGTTCCTGTTCAAATTGCTGGCCAATtggcaccggagctgttcccgttAGATATCAA TTGTGCTGCTGAAGGCTTATCATTATGGCAAGCGCCACGAAACTATGCCAATTCAATTTCTCGTGTTTTCATTGTGTGGTTTCTCCTTAAGGGCACTTCTACAGTCACATACCTTGAGTCGCTAGTGAAGAAGGTAACTCGGTATTCGTATGCCACTAATGTGGTGCTTACATGGTCGACTGTTGCGATATACAGTTCAGCTGTGCTCATTTTTCCAATCTCAATTGGGCGTGCCTTGTTGCTTGCCATCACCCGGATGCCAGTAGCAAGTGGATTGGAATCCAATG ATCTGCTTGCTTTGGTTGTTGGGATTGGCATCATATTAACTATTATTGCTGCCACTAGAGATTCAATTGCCTACATGACTTGTGGGAGACCACGCCATCTAGCTTTGAAGTACTCAATGATTGTGTTCTTATGG TTTATCGTCATTCCATTCCTGAATGGGTTGCTGGTTGATTTATTTCTAATATCACCATTCGTTGGGCCTGCTGACGACGTTTCATTATCCTACACTTGGGCCCTTGGGTTTCTATTTATGAGAATCTGGCTAAAGCTG ATAAGGGCCAGACCCGTCCTTGCCTATATCATTGATGAAAGGTGGGTTCCGACGATTGTTCGGTGGAAGGCCGATTGTCTTTCTTGGGAGATATCAATGTTCTGGTTCTTACAAGAAATCTTCCTGCCTATTGCCATGAGGCTACTCGTTGCTCTAGGCGTGCCTTATGTGCTCGCCAAGGGTGTCTTCCCAAGATTTGGCTACTCCGCTGCTGTGAACGCGGCAGTCTATCGCTTCGCATGGCTGGGCAGCCTCGGCTCCTGTGAGCTCTGCTATCTCTTGAAGGTGTTGTGTTTCAAACTCCATGATTCGATCAGGGATGAGCGCTACGTCATCGGGAAGAGGTTGGAAGATGTCCCCCACGATAGCTGA
- the LOC123178492 gene encoding probable E3 ubiquitin ligase SUD1 isoform X1 — translation MVVADATGGEEGARISPKGGQGEEDAEEQLCRICRLPAEAERPLRSPCACRGSIRFVHDECQLRWISARGKPLCEVCNRGITTRLLYAADAPARLPVSEFIVGASDKLTGLLLLLVFVVCVVPEFSIHLAALWAWHLALARSFAQARCLLSLRLSTASAIALFALCVAFARRFAPFAVAPFARWVARLETRRQGFRGFDGLQVLALLAVEAFLMVVIFDMALACILVFLPFSLGRIIHWCISCSIFSNVGEVNSYTSTGSALLIGYGLIISVGVTFPGLNTLWQYFRGERLMIAIFIRRLHARFLRETAGFTTLASILLSAFIMYPLFFGWLLDIFTSKMFGATMSQRLELLFAPSFASASLHCFIGHIFLNLRLWLSVTLHKILRLGACPCCHIHRNHIQEPFHKFYFKRALLYDVIFMAVVIFVPVQIAGQLAPELFPLDINCAAEGLSLWQAPRNYANSISRVFIVWFLLKGTSTVTYLESLVKKVTRYSYATNVVLTWSTVAIYSSAVLIFPISIGRALLLAITRMPVASGLESNDLLALVVGIGIILTIIAATRDSIAYMTCGRPRHLALKYSMIVFLWFIVIPFLNGLLVDLFLISPFVGPADDVSLSYTWALGFLFMRIWLKLVQQIRARPVLAYIIDERWVPTIVRWKADCLSWEISMFWFLQEIFLPIAMRLLVALGVPYVLAKGVFPRFGYSAAVNAAVYRFAWLGSLGSCELCYLLKVLCFKLHDSIRDERYVIGKRLEDVPHDS, via the exons ATGGTGGTCGCCGACGCCACCGGAGGCGAGGAAGGGGCGAGGATCTCCCCGAAGGGAGGCCAAGGAGAGGAGGATGCGGAGGAGCAGCTGTGCCGCATCTGCCGCCTCCCCGCCGAGGCGGAGCGGCCCCTGCGGAGCCCATGCGCCTGCCGCGGCAGCATCAGGTTCGTCCACGACGAATGCCAGCTCCGGTGGATCTCCGCCCGCGGAAAACCCCTATGCgag GTATGCAACCGCGGCATCACCACCCGGCTTCTCTACGCCGCGGACGCCCCCGCGAGGCTGCCTGTTTCTGAGTTCATCGTGGGGGCGTCCGACAAGCTCACgggtctgctgctgctgctcgtctTCGTCGTATGCGTTGTGCCGGAGTTTTCCATTCACCTCGCCGCCCTCTGGGCTTGGCACCTCGCGCTCGCCAGATCCTTTGCTCAAGCGCGCTGTTTGCTCTCCCTCCGCCTTTCTACCGCCTCCGCCATCGCTCTATTTGCGCTCTGCGTTGCATTCGCGCGCCGGTTTGCTCCATTTGCTGTAGCTCCATTTGCACGATGGGTTGCGCGCCTAGAAACTCGGCGTCAGGGGTTTCGAGGATTTGATGGCTTGCAAGTCCTTGCGCTACTTGCCGTTGAAGCATTCTTGATG GTGGTAATATTTGACATGGCTCTTGCTTGTATTTTGGTTTTTCTCCCATTCTCGCTGGGAAGGATAATCCACTGGTGCATATCGTGTTCCATTTTTTCCAATGTGGGTGAAGTCAACTCCTACACTTCAACAGGCTCTGCCCTTCTAATTGGATATGGACTTATCATTTCTGTGGGTGTCACTTTTCCTGGGCTGAACACTCTCTGGCAATACTTTAGGGGGGAGCGCCTTATGATTGCAATTTTCATTAGACGGCTCCATGCTAGATTCCTCAGAGAGACTGCAGGTTTCACCACTCTTGCAAGTATTCTCCTGAGCGCATTTATAATGTACCCGTTGTTCTTTGGCTGGTTGCTTGATATCTTCACTTCAAAAATGTTTGGTGCAACAATGTCTCAAAGGCTGGAACTCCTGTTTGCTCCATCTTTTGCTTCAGCTTCTCTTCATTGTTTTATTGGACACATATTTTTGAATCTACGTCTCTGGTTGTCCGTAACTCTTCACAAG ATATTGAGGCTGGGTGCCTGTCCCTGCTGCCACATCCACCGTAACCATATTCAGGAACCATTCCACAAATTTTATTTTAAGCGTGCTCTTCTGTATGACGTTATCTTTATGGCCGTAGTAATTTTTGTTCCTGTTCAAATTGCTGGCCAATtggcaccggagctgttcccgttAGATATCAA TTGTGCTGCTGAAGGCTTATCATTATGGCAAGCGCCACGAAACTATGCCAATTCAATTTCTCGTGTTTTCATTGTGTGGTTTCTCCTTAAGGGCACTTCTACAGTCACATACCTTGAGTCGCTAGTGAAGAAGGTAACTCGGTATTCGTATGCCACTAATGTGGTGCTTACATGGTCGACTGTTGCGATATACAGTTCAGCTGTGCTCATTTTTCCAATCTCAATTGGGCGTGCCTTGTTGCTTGCCATCACCCGGATGCCAGTAGCAAGTGGATTGGAATCCAATG ATCTGCTTGCTTTGGTTGTTGGGATTGGCATCATATTAACTATTATTGCTGCCACTAGAGATTCAATTGCCTACATGACTTGTGGGAGACCACGCCATCTAGCTTTGAAGTACTCAATGATTGTGTTCTTATGG TTTATCGTCATTCCATTCCTGAATGGGTTGCTGGTTGATTTATTTCTAATATCACCATTCGTTGGGCCTGCTGACGACGTTTCATTATCCTACACTTGGGCCCTTGGGTTTCTATTTATGAGAATCTGGCTAAAGCTG GTTCAGCAGATAAGGGCCAGACCCGTCCTTGCCTATATCATTGATGAAAGGTGGGTTCCGACGATTGTTCGGTGGAAGGCCGATTGTCTTTCTTGGGAGATATCAATGTTCTGGTTCTTACAAGAAATCTTCCTGCCTATTGCCATGAGGCTACTCGTTGCTCTAGGCGTGCCTTATGTGCTCGCCAAGGGTGTCTTCCCAAGATTTGGCTACTCCGCTGCTGTGAACGCGGCAGTCTATCGCTTCGCATGGCTGGGCAGCCTCGGCTCCTGTGAGCTCTGCTATCTCTTGAAGGTGTTGTGTTTCAAACTCCATGATTCGATCAGGGATGAGCGCTACGTCATCGGGAAGAGGTTGGAAGATGTCCCCCACGATAGCTGA
- the LOC123183335 gene encoding E3 ubiquitin-protein ligase MARCHF6-like: protein MGAAASAAWRTAAEGSGAEEQECRICRHPAEPGRPLRHPCACRGSIRFVHDDCQLRWLAATSQCHCEVCGHEISIRPIYGADAPALARLASLIVLPLCLVLTAKIVWTLTGLYLWRLALAGSRAEAFRLLTVCSCRPAALSQLVLSAENALRAKYGGRRGRCQVLALRLLQFSFLVASVDMVLACTLAFIPVTLGRMILLCIGEVDSFTSTPPILLIGYGFIFSLGVTFTGVLHTTGGVFQRFDRGFRALSDFVEQFWDFYVLDLYNYVVDERIVIGQRLEDIADGR from the exons ATGGGTGCCGCCGCGTCCGCTgcgtggcggacggcggcggaagGCTCCGGGGCCGAGGAGCAGGAGTGCCGCATCTGCCGCCACCCCGCCGAGCCGGGGCGCCCGCTGCGCCACCCCTGCGCCTGCCGCGGCAGCATCCGCTTCGTCCACGACGACTGCCAGCTCCGCTGGCTCGCTGCCACCAGCCAGTGCCACTGCGAG GTATGCGGACACGAGATCTCCATCCGCCCCATCTACGGCGCGGATGCCCCGGCCCTGGCAAGGCTTGCGAGCCTCATCGTACTGCCGCTGTGCCTCGTGCTGACGGCCAAGATCGTCTGGACGCTCACCGGCCTCTACCTATGGCGCCTCGCGCTCGCCGGCAGCCGCGCCGAGGCCTTCCGTCTGCTCACCGTCTGCTCCTGCCGACCCGCCGCGCTCTCTCAGCTCGTGCTCTCGGCGGAAAACGCGCTCCGCGCAAAATACGGAGGACGCCGGGGCCGCTGCCAGGTCCTCGCGCTGCGCCTCCTTCAGTTCTCCTTCTTG GTGGCATCGGTTGACATGGTTCTGGCCTGTACATTGGCATTTATCCCTGTCACACTTGgaaggatgatcctgttgtgcataGGTGAAGTCGACTCCTTTACTTCAACACCTCCTATCCTCCTCATTGGATACGGGTTTATCTTCTCACTGGGTGTGACTTTCACCGGGGTTCTTCATACTACTGG GGGCGTCTTCCAGAGATTCGACAGGGGCTTCCGCGCGCTCAGCGATTTCGTGGAGCAGTTCTGGGATTTCTACGTCCTTGATCTCTATAATTATGTCGTGGATGAGCGTATTGTCATCGGACAAAGGTTGGAAGACATCGCCGACGGTAGGTGA